One segment of Hirundo rustica isolate bHirRus1 chromosome 21, bHirRus1.pri.v3, whole genome shotgun sequence DNA contains the following:
- the PHKA1 gene encoding phosphorylase b kinase regulatory subunit alpha, skeletal muscle isoform isoform X7 has protein sequence MRSRSNSGVRLDGYGRLVQQTILRHQDAVTGLLPASADHPDAWVRDNVYSILAVWGLGLAYRKNADRDEDKAKAYELEQSVVKLMRGLLQCMMRQVDKVEAFKYSQSTRDCLHAKYNTHTCATVVGDHEWGHLQMDATSLYLLMLAQMTASGLHIIHSLDEVNFIQNLVFYIEAAYKTADFGIWERGDKTNQGITELNASSVGMAKAALEALDELDLFGAKGGPQSVIRVLSDEVQHCQSILHSMLPRASTSKEVDASVLSVISYPAFAVEDRELVEITKQEIITKLQGRYGCCRFLRDGYRTPKEDPKRLYYEPAELKLFENIECEWPLFWTYLMIDGIFSGNTEQVQEYREALEGVLIKGKNGVRLLPELYSVPADKVDEEYRNPHTVDRIPMGKLPHMWGQSLYILGCLMAEGFLAPGEIDPLNRRFATVPKPDVVVQVCILAETEGIKAILQKEGVDVETVADVYPIRVQPARILSHIYARLGRNKQMCLTGRPYRHMGVLGTSKLYKIRRSIFTFTPQFIDQQQFYLALDNKMIVEMLRTDLSYLCSRWRMTGRPTITFPISHTMLDETSSSVHPTVLAMLQKLQDGYFGGARIQTGKLSEFLTTSCRTHLSFMDPGPEGKVFAKSYRLSSDSFEKLDAEEWLHGLQVAEDEDTDDEVAQYLDHLLQRTTPQSNLPPTTQRGGLSRFRAAVHTTRDLMSLASKAKDLHVQNVGMYVPSRIFQASQQSVKLLSAPHQHDLGGKGAGGANQQQGSPFPQSHVPYAEMNLPRDEDGNVDCKALVDQLCICPTLQEQADILYMLHILKGPEWHTGLDSEPGPTVKELLTELYVRVGETRQWALIRYISGILKKKVEALDEACTDLLSHQKHLTVGLPPEPREKTISTPIPYEELVRLIDEASEKNLSVSILTQEIMVYLAMYIRTQPALFAEMFRIRIGLIIQVMATELAHSLRCSAGEATENLMNLSPSDMKSLLYHILSGKEFGVERSVRSVDSSLTTAVSICDMGAVGTTRPERTGLVRLKSEIKQPLSLQSRDTDVKFSLSAGHTELLGKDSFSSMLEDQSSKDNRQGQWQRRRRLDGALNRVPVGFYQKVWKVLQKCHGLSVEGFVLPSSTTREMTPGEMKFAVHVETVLNRVPQPEYRQLLVEAILVLTMLVDMEVHTIGGIIAVEKILHIANDLFYEEQKALGADERMLERDPSTGICSLLYDSAPSGRFGTMTYLSKSVALYVYDFLPTDGCSMQ, from the exons ATGAGGAGCCGGAGCAACTCGGGCGTGCGTCTGGACGGCTACGGGCGCCTGGTGCAGCAGACCATCCTTCGCCACCAG GACGCGGTAACGGGGCTGCTCCCCGCCAGCGCCGATCACCCGGACGCCTGGGTCCGGGACAACGTGTACAGCATCCTGGCGGTGTGGGGTCTTGGCCTGGCCTACCGCAAGAATGCCGACCGCGACGAGGACAAGGCCAAGGCCTACGAGCTGGAGCAG AGTGTGGTGAAGCTGATGCGGGGTCTACTCCAGTGCATGATGAGACAG GTGGACAAGGTAGAGGCCTTCAAGTACAGTCAAAGCACCAGGGATTGCCTGCATGCCAAGTATAACACCCACACCTGTGCCACCGTGGTAGGAGACCACGAATGGGGTCACCTACAGATGGATGCTACCTCCCTCTACCTCCTCATGCTTGCACAAATGACGGCCTCAG GTCTCCACATAATTCACAGCTTGGATGAAGTCAACTTTATCCAGAACCTTGTGTTCTACATTGAAGCTGCCTACAAAACTGCG GACTTTGGCATTTGGGAGCGTGGAGACAAGACAAACCAGGGCATCACTGAGTTGAATGCCAGTTCTGTCGGCATGGCCAAG GCTGCCCTGGAGGCACTGGATGAGCTGGATCTCTTTGGAGCCAAGGGAGGACCACAGTCGGTGATACGGGTGCTGTCAGATGAggtgcagcactgccag TCCATCCTCCACTCAATGCTGCCCAGGGCCTCCACATCCAAGGAGGTGGATGCCAGTGTTCTCTCTGTCATCTCCTACCCAGCATTTGCCGTGGAGGACAGGGAGCTGGTGGAAATCACCAAGCAGGAGATTATCACCAAGCTGCAG GGGCGCTATGGCTGCTGCCGCTTCCTCCGGGATGGGTACAGGACTCCCAAAGAG GACCCTAAACGCCTCTACTACGAACCTGCTGAGCTGAAGCTGTTTGAGAACATTGAGTGTGAGTGGCCTCTCTTCTGGACATACTTGATGATTGATGGGATTTTCAGTGGAAATACTGAGCAG GTGCAGGAATACCGGGAAGCCCTTGAGGGGGTTCTCATCAAGGGGAAGAATGGGGTACgcctgctgccagagctgtaCAGTGTCCCAGCAGATAAG GTGGATGAAGAATACAGGAATCCACACACTGTGGACAGGATACCCATGGGCAAGCTGCCACACATGTGGGGACAGTCCCTCTACATCCTGGGTTGTCTGATGGCTGAG GGGTTTTTAGCTCCCGGTGAAATAGATCCCCTCAACCGCCGTTTTGCGACTGTCCCTAAACCTGATGTGGTGGTCCAAG TGTGTATCCTGGCTGAAACAGAGGGAATCAAGGCAATCCTGCAGAAGGAGGGTGTTGATGTGGAGACTGTGGCAGACGTCTACCCCATCAGAGTGCAGCCTGCTCGCATCCTCAGCCACATCTATGCCCGCCTGG GCCGCAACAAGCAGATGTGCCTTACTGGACGGCCCTACCGGCATATGGGTGTCCTTGGGACCTCCAAGCTCTACAAAATCAGGAGGAGCATCTTTACCTTTACCCCACAG TTCATAGACCAGCAGCAGTTCTACCTGGCTCTTGACAACAAGATGATTGTGGAGATGCTGAGGACGGACCTCTCATACCTGTGCAGCCGCTGGAGGATGACTGGGAGACCAACCATCACCTTCCCCATCTCCCACACCATGCTCG ATGAAACCAGCAGCAGTGTCCATCCCACGGTGTTGGCGatgctgcagaagctgcaggaTGGGTATTTTGGTGGTGCAAG AATTCAGACCGGTAAATTGTCGGAGTTCCTGACAACGTCATGCCGAACGCACCTCAGCTTTATGGACCCTGGGCCTGAGGGTAAGGTCTTTGCCAAGAGTTACAGGCTCAGCAGTGACAGTTTTGAGAAGCTAGATGCCGAGGAGTGGCTGCATGGCTTGcaggtagcagaggatg AGGACACTGATGATGAGGTTGCTCAGTATCTGGATCACCTGCTGCAGCGCACTACTCCCCAGTCAAACCTGCCTCCCACCACCCAGCGGGGAGGGCTGAGCCGCTTCCGGGCTGCTGTCCACACCACCCGTGACCTCATGTCCTTGGCATCCAAGGCCAAGGACCTGCATGTCCAGA atgtTGGGATGTATGTTCCCAGCAGGATCTTCCAGGCATCACAGCAGTCGGTGAAGTTGCTGAGTGCACCCCACCAGCATGACTTGGGTGGCAAG GGTGCTGGTGGTGCTAATCAGCAGCAAGGGTCTCCCTTCCCCCAGAGCCATGTGCCCTACGCAGAGATGAACTTGCCACGTGATGAGGATGGCAACGTGGACTGCAAAGCACTGGTGGACCAGTTGTGCATCTGCCCCACACTGCAGGAGCAAGCAGACATCCTTTACATGCTCCACATCCTCAA GGGACCCGAGTGGCACACGGGGCTTGATAGTGAGCCTGGCCCCACCGTCAAGGAACTCCTCACTGAGCTGTATGTGCGGGTGGGAGAGACACGCCAGTGGGCCCTGATCCGCTACATCTCTGGCATCCTCAAGAAGAAAGTTGAAGCTCTGGATGAG GCCTGTACTGACCTCCTGTCTCACCAGAAACACTTGACAGTGGGGCTGCCCCCCGAGCCACgtgagaagacaatctccac CCCAATCCCCTATGAGGAACTTGTTCGCCTTATTGATGAAGCCAGTGAGAAGAACCTTAGTGTGTCCATCCTCACCCAG GAGATCATGGTGTACTTGGCCATGTACATACGCACACAGCCTGCACTGTTCGCTGAGATGTTCCGCATCCGCATTGGGCTCATCATCCAGGTGATGGCAACAGAGCTGGCACACTCCCTGCGTTGTTCAG CTGGAGAAGCCACGGAGAACCTGATGAATCTCAGCCCATCAGACATGAAGAGCCTCCTCTACCACATCCTCTCTGGCAAGGAgtttggggtggaaaggagCG TGCGTTCAGTGGACTCATCACTCACCACTGCTGTCTCCATCTGTGACATGGGAGCTGTTGGGACCACCAGGCCTGAGCGCACTGGCCTCGTCAGGCTGAAAAGTGAAATCAAACAG cCCCTCAGTTTGCAGTCCCGGGACACTGACGTCAAGTTTTCTCTG TCtgctgggcacacagagctgctgggcaaGGACTCCTTTTCAAGCATGCTAGAAGACCAGAGCAGTAAGGACAACCGGCAGGGCCAGTGGCAGCGGAGGCGCCGGCTGGATGGGGCCCTTAACCGTGTCCCTGTGGGCTTCTACCAGAAGGTCTGGAAGGTCCTGCAGAAG TGCCATGGCCTCTCTGTGGAGGGCTTTGTTCTTCCCTCCTCAACAACCAGAGAG AtgaccccaggggaaatgaaGTTTGCTGTGCATGTGGAAACTGTCCTCAACCGTGTGCCCCAGCCAGAGtacaggcagctgctggtggaAGCTATCTTAGTTCTCACCATGCTGGTGGACATGGAGGTGCACACCATTGGTGGCATCATAGCTGTGGAAAAGATCTTGCACATAGCCAATGACCTCTTCTATGAGGAACAG AAAGCCCTGGGCGCTGATGAGCGTATGCTGGAGAGGGATCCTTCGACAGGCATCTGCAGCCTGCTGTATGACAGTGCACCGAGCGGCCGGTTTGGCACCATGACCTATCTGTCCAAGTCGGTGGCCTTGTACGTGTATGACTTTCTGCCCACAGATGGCTGCTCCATGCAGTAG
- the PHKA1 gene encoding phosphorylase b kinase regulatory subunit alpha, skeletal muscle isoform isoform X2, whose amino-acid sequence MRSRSNSGVRLDGYGRLVQQTILRHQDAVTGLLPASADHPDAWVRDNVYSILAVWGLGLAYRKNADRDEDKAKAYELEQSVVKLMRGLLQCMMRQVDKVEAFKYSQSTRDCLHAKYNTHTCATVVGDHEWGHLQMDATSLYLLMLAQMTASGLHIIHSLDEVNFIQNLVFYIEAAYKTADFGIWERGDKTNQGITELNASSVGMAKAALEALDELDLFGAKGGPQSVIRVLSDEVQHCQSILHSMLPRASTSKEVDASVLSVISYPAFAVEDRELVEITKQEIITKLQGRYGCCRFLRDGYRTPKEDPKRLYYEPAELKLFENIECEWPLFWTYLMIDGIFSGNTEQVQEYREALEGVLIKGKNGVRLLPELYSVPADKVDEEYRNPHTVDRIPMGKLPHMWGQSLYILGCLMAEGFLAPGEIDPLNRRFATVPKPDVVVQVCILAETEGIKAILQKEGVDVETVADVYPIRVQPARILSHIYARLGRNKQMCLTGRPYRHMGVLGTSKLYKIRRSIFTFTPQFIDQQQFYLALDNKMIVEMLRTDLSYLCSRWRMTGRPTITFPISHTMLDETSSSVHPTVLAMLQKLQDGYFGGARIQTGKLSEFLTTSCRTHLSFMDPGPEGKVFAKSYRLSSDSFEKLDAEEWLHGLQVAEDEDTDDEVAQYLDHLLQRTTPQSNLPPTTQRGGLSRFRAAVHTTRDLMSLASKAKDLHVQNVGMYVPSRIFQASQQSVKLLSAPHQHDLGGKGAGGANQQQGSPFPQSHVPYAEMNLPRDEDGNVDCKALVDQLCICPTLQEQADILYMLHILKGPEWHTGLDSEPGPTVKELLTELYVRVGETRQWALIRYISGILKKKVEALDEACTDLLSHQKHLTVGLPPEPREKTISTPIPYEELVRLIDEASEKNLSVSILTQEIMVYLAMYIRTQPALFAEMFRIRIGLIIQVMATELAHSLRCSAGEATENLMNLSPSDMKSLLYHILSGKEFGVERSVRSVDSSLTTAVSICDMGAVGTTRPERTGLVRLKSEIKQPLSLQSRDTDVKFSLVTCVHWLHMGSVLFVVAGRSCALGLLQGVGAVKRALLGAGGGSSVLGMMLENHKLLSSSKLCSCGIFNFAAVSVVLVLSAQSAGHTELLGKDSFSSMLEDQSSKDNRQGQWQRRRRLDGALNRVPVGFYQKVWKVLQKCHGLSVEGFVLPSSTTREMTPGEMKFAVHVETVLNRVPQPEYRQLLVEAILVLTMLVDMEVHTIGGIIAVEKILHIANDLFYEEQKALGADERMLERDPSTGICSLLYDSAPSGRFGTMTYLSKSVALYVYDFLPTDGCSMQ is encoded by the exons ATGAGGAGCCGGAGCAACTCGGGCGTGCGTCTGGACGGCTACGGGCGCCTGGTGCAGCAGACCATCCTTCGCCACCAG GACGCGGTAACGGGGCTGCTCCCCGCCAGCGCCGATCACCCGGACGCCTGGGTCCGGGACAACGTGTACAGCATCCTGGCGGTGTGGGGTCTTGGCCTGGCCTACCGCAAGAATGCCGACCGCGACGAGGACAAGGCCAAGGCCTACGAGCTGGAGCAG AGTGTGGTGAAGCTGATGCGGGGTCTACTCCAGTGCATGATGAGACAG GTGGACAAGGTAGAGGCCTTCAAGTACAGTCAAAGCACCAGGGATTGCCTGCATGCCAAGTATAACACCCACACCTGTGCCACCGTGGTAGGAGACCACGAATGGGGTCACCTACAGATGGATGCTACCTCCCTCTACCTCCTCATGCTTGCACAAATGACGGCCTCAG GTCTCCACATAATTCACAGCTTGGATGAAGTCAACTTTATCCAGAACCTTGTGTTCTACATTGAAGCTGCCTACAAAACTGCG GACTTTGGCATTTGGGAGCGTGGAGACAAGACAAACCAGGGCATCACTGAGTTGAATGCCAGTTCTGTCGGCATGGCCAAG GCTGCCCTGGAGGCACTGGATGAGCTGGATCTCTTTGGAGCCAAGGGAGGACCACAGTCGGTGATACGGGTGCTGTCAGATGAggtgcagcactgccag TCCATCCTCCACTCAATGCTGCCCAGGGCCTCCACATCCAAGGAGGTGGATGCCAGTGTTCTCTCTGTCATCTCCTACCCAGCATTTGCCGTGGAGGACAGGGAGCTGGTGGAAATCACCAAGCAGGAGATTATCACCAAGCTGCAG GGGCGCTATGGCTGCTGCCGCTTCCTCCGGGATGGGTACAGGACTCCCAAAGAG GACCCTAAACGCCTCTACTACGAACCTGCTGAGCTGAAGCTGTTTGAGAACATTGAGTGTGAGTGGCCTCTCTTCTGGACATACTTGATGATTGATGGGATTTTCAGTGGAAATACTGAGCAG GTGCAGGAATACCGGGAAGCCCTTGAGGGGGTTCTCATCAAGGGGAAGAATGGGGTACgcctgctgccagagctgtaCAGTGTCCCAGCAGATAAG GTGGATGAAGAATACAGGAATCCACACACTGTGGACAGGATACCCATGGGCAAGCTGCCACACATGTGGGGACAGTCCCTCTACATCCTGGGTTGTCTGATGGCTGAG GGGTTTTTAGCTCCCGGTGAAATAGATCCCCTCAACCGCCGTTTTGCGACTGTCCCTAAACCTGATGTGGTGGTCCAAG TGTGTATCCTGGCTGAAACAGAGGGAATCAAGGCAATCCTGCAGAAGGAGGGTGTTGATGTGGAGACTGTGGCAGACGTCTACCCCATCAGAGTGCAGCCTGCTCGCATCCTCAGCCACATCTATGCCCGCCTGG GCCGCAACAAGCAGATGTGCCTTACTGGACGGCCCTACCGGCATATGGGTGTCCTTGGGACCTCCAAGCTCTACAAAATCAGGAGGAGCATCTTTACCTTTACCCCACAG TTCATAGACCAGCAGCAGTTCTACCTGGCTCTTGACAACAAGATGATTGTGGAGATGCTGAGGACGGACCTCTCATACCTGTGCAGCCGCTGGAGGATGACTGGGAGACCAACCATCACCTTCCCCATCTCCCACACCATGCTCG ATGAAACCAGCAGCAGTGTCCATCCCACGGTGTTGGCGatgctgcagaagctgcaggaTGGGTATTTTGGTGGTGCAAG AATTCAGACCGGTAAATTGTCGGAGTTCCTGACAACGTCATGCCGAACGCACCTCAGCTTTATGGACCCTGGGCCTGAGGGTAAGGTCTTTGCCAAGAGTTACAGGCTCAGCAGTGACAGTTTTGAGAAGCTAGATGCCGAGGAGTGGCTGCATGGCTTGcaggtagcagaggatg AGGACACTGATGATGAGGTTGCTCAGTATCTGGATCACCTGCTGCAGCGCACTACTCCCCAGTCAAACCTGCCTCCCACCACCCAGCGGGGAGGGCTGAGCCGCTTCCGGGCTGCTGTCCACACCACCCGTGACCTCATGTCCTTGGCATCCAAGGCCAAGGACCTGCATGTCCAGA atgtTGGGATGTATGTTCCCAGCAGGATCTTCCAGGCATCACAGCAGTCGGTGAAGTTGCTGAGTGCACCCCACCAGCATGACTTGGGTGGCAAG GGTGCTGGTGGTGCTAATCAGCAGCAAGGGTCTCCCTTCCCCCAGAGCCATGTGCCCTACGCAGAGATGAACTTGCCACGTGATGAGGATGGCAACGTGGACTGCAAAGCACTGGTGGACCAGTTGTGCATCTGCCCCACACTGCAGGAGCAAGCAGACATCCTTTACATGCTCCACATCCTCAA GGGACCCGAGTGGCACACGGGGCTTGATAGTGAGCCTGGCCCCACCGTCAAGGAACTCCTCACTGAGCTGTATGTGCGGGTGGGAGAGACACGCCAGTGGGCCCTGATCCGCTACATCTCTGGCATCCTCAAGAAGAAAGTTGAAGCTCTGGATGAG GCCTGTACTGACCTCCTGTCTCACCAGAAACACTTGACAGTGGGGCTGCCCCCCGAGCCACgtgagaagacaatctccac CCCAATCCCCTATGAGGAACTTGTTCGCCTTATTGATGAAGCCAGTGAGAAGAACCTTAGTGTGTCCATCCTCACCCAG GAGATCATGGTGTACTTGGCCATGTACATACGCACACAGCCTGCACTGTTCGCTGAGATGTTCCGCATCCGCATTGGGCTCATCATCCAGGTGATGGCAACAGAGCTGGCACACTCCCTGCGTTGTTCAG CTGGAGAAGCCACGGAGAACCTGATGAATCTCAGCCCATCAGACATGAAGAGCCTCCTCTACCACATCCTCTCTGGCAAGGAgtttggggtggaaaggagCG TGCGTTCAGTGGACTCATCACTCACCACTGCTGTCTCCATCTGTGACATGGGAGCTGTTGGGACCACCAGGCCTGAGCGCACTGGCCTCGTCAGGCTGAAAAGTGAAATCAAACAG cCCCTCAGTTTGCAGTCCCGGGACACTGACGTCAAGTTTTCTCTGGTAACCTGTGTTCATTGGCTGCACATGGGGTCTGTCCTGTTTGTGGTtgcaggaaggagctgtgctctggggctgctacAGGGAGTTGGGGCTGTAAAGCGGGCTttgctgggggcagggggtggcagcTCTGTCTTGGGAATGATGCTGGAGAACCACAAACTCTTGAGCAGTAGCAAGCTGTGTTCCTGTGGGATATTTAACTTTGCAGCAGTCTCTGTGGTTCTTGTCTTGTCTGCCCAGTCtgctgggcacacagagctgctgggcaaGGACTCCTTTTCAAGCATGCTAGAAGACCAGAGCAGTAAGGACAACCGGCAGGGCCAGTGGCAGCGGAGGCGCCGGCTGGATGGGGCCCTTAACCGTGTCCCTGTGGGCTTCTACCAGAAGGTCTGGAAGGTCCTGCAGAAG TGCCATGGCCTCTCTGTGGAGGGCTTTGTTCTTCCCTCCTCAACAACCAGAGAG AtgaccccaggggaaatgaaGTTTGCTGTGCATGTGGAAACTGTCCTCAACCGTGTGCCCCAGCCAGAGtacaggcagctgctggtggaAGCTATCTTAGTTCTCACCATGCTGGTGGACATGGAGGTGCACACCATTGGTGGCATCATAGCTGTGGAAAAGATCTTGCACATAGCCAATGACCTCTTCTATGAGGAACAG AAAGCCCTGGGCGCTGATGAGCGTATGCTGGAGAGGGATCCTTCGACAGGCATCTGCAGCCTGCTGTATGACAGTGCACCGAGCGGCCGGTTTGGCACCATGACCTATCTGTCCAAGTCGGTGGCCTTGTACGTGTATGACTTTCTGCCCACAGATGGCTGCTCCATGCAGTAG